From Longimicrobium sp.:
CGACCCGTACGTCCGCGCGAGAGTTCCTCAGCGACGTGAAAGAGCAGGTCCAGAAGATCACCTGGCCAGACCAGGAGCAGCTCAAGAGCTCCACGGGCGTCATCCTCGCCTTCGTGGCGATGGTCGCCCTGATCATCTTCGGGATGGACATCGCGGTCCGCACCGTTCTCGACCTGATCCGCTCGCTTTTCGCGTGAGCGCGACGACCATGGCCGAGGCGAAGTGGTACGCCATCCAGAGCTACTCCGGGCACGAGAACAAGGTGCAGCGGCTGATCCAGCGCCGCATCGACGAAGAGCCGGGCGAGCCGCAGGAGAAGCAGATCCAGGAAGTGCTGGTCCCCACGCAGGAAGTGGTGGAGATCCGCAACGGCAAGCGCGTCACCGTTACGCGCAAGCTGTACCCTGGCTACGTGCTGGTGAAGATGGTGAGCAACCAGCGCACGGTGAACCTCGTCAACGGCATCCAGGGCGTCATCAAGTTCCTGGGGTCCGGCGCCGAGCCGCAGTCGCTCTCCGAAGACGAGCTGGCCAAGATCTTCGGGCAGGAGGCGGAGCCGGTGGCGGGGGCGGAGGAGCCAGTGGTGCTCATCCCCTTCACGCACGGGCAGGTGGTGGAGGTCACGGACGGGCCGTTCAAGGAGTTCAGCGGCACCGTCCAGGACATCGACCACGACAAGGGGAAGGTAAAGGTGGAGGTGTCGCTCTTCGGGCGCCCCACCTCCATCGAGCTGGACTACACGCAGCTTCGCGGATTCTGATCTCTGAGGTCGTACGATGGCTAAGAAAGTAACCGGCTTCATCAAGCTCCAGGTTCCCGCAGGGGCCGCCAACCCGGCCCCTCCCGTCGGCCCCGCGCTGGGCCAGCACGGCGTGAACATCATGGAGTTCTGCAAGCAGTTCAACGCGCGCACGCAGGGTCAGCCCGGGATGATCATCCCGGTGGAGATCACCGTGTACGCGGACCGCTCCTTCACCTTCATCACCAAGACGCCCCCCGCGGCCGTCCTGCTGAAGAAGGCGGCGGGTGTGGACAAGGGCTCGGCTTCTTCCAAGAAGACCAAGATCGGGCGCGTCACGCAGGACCAGGTGCGCCAGATCGCCGAGACCAAGATGCCCGACCTGAACGCGGCGGACCTCGACGGCGCCATGCGCATGATCGCGGGAACGGCGCGTTCGATGGGGCTGGAGATCGTGGGATAACGGAAGTGCCAAGTGCTAAGTGCTAAGTGCTAAGTAACCGCACTTCAGCACTTAGGACTTAGCACTCAGGACTTCCCGCATTCGATCTCGCATTACGACGGGCGCCCGCGCCGCGTCGGAGGCAGGAGAAGCGGAGCGAGGGGCGGACACCAGGGAGCGGTCTCCTGCCCTCCCGTGCCGGCAACGGCGCAGACCCTCGTTCCCGTCCGTCGACCACTCCGGGGTGGGTGACCCCGCAGCGGGAGGACTCGTCATCAGGATCACCTGAGGGAGTACATGCCCAGACACGGAAAGAAGTTCCGCGAGGCGCAGGCCCGTGTTCCCGAGGGGCAGAACTACAGCGTCCCCGAGGCGGTGAGCCTCGTCAAGGAGCTGTCGTTCGCCAAGTTCGACGAGACCGTGGAAGCGGCCGTGCGGCTTGGCGTGGACCCCCGGCACGCGGACCAGATCGTCCGCGGGGCCGTCGTCCTTCCCCATGGTACGGGGAAGACCGCCCGCGTTCTCGTGATCGCCCAGGGCGACCGCGCGCGTGAGGCGGAGGAAGCAGGCGCCGATTTCGTCGGCGTAGAGTACGTCCAGAAGATCAAGGACGGCTGGCTGGACTTCGACGTGGCCGTGGCCACGCCGGACATGATGGGCCAGGTGGGCCAGCTCGGCCGCATCCTGGGCCCGCGCGGGCTGATGCCCACGCCCAAGGCCGGCACGGTGACGATGGACGTCGCCCGCGCCGTCCGCGAGATCAAGGCCGGCAAGATCGAGTTCCGGACCGACAAGACCGGGAACCTCCACGTCCCCATCGGCAAGGTTTCGTTCGACGTGGCGAAGCTGGAGGAGAACCTGGGCGCGTTCATGGAGACCGTGATCCGCGCCAAGCCCTCCGCCGCCAAGGGGCAGTACGTGCGCGGCCTCACCGTGTCCAGCACGATGGGCCCGGGTGTGGCCGTGGACGCCAACCTGTTCCGGAGGTAGCCCGATGAACAGACTTGAGAAGGACGTCGTCGTCGGCGAGCTCCAGGACAAGCTGAGGGTTGCCCAGGCGTTCTACCTGACGGACTTCACGGGCTTGAACGTGAAGCAGATCACCGAGTTCCGCTCGCGCCTGCGCAGGCAGGGGGTGGAGTACGTGGTCGTCAAGAACACCCTGGCGCAGCGCGCGCTGGAGGGTCTTGAGCTGCCGGACGTGGCGTCTTCCTTCACCGGGCCCACCGGGCTGGTGATCGGGCGCGACGACGCGGTGGCCGCGGCCAAGGTGCTCACCGACTTCATGCGCGAGTTCGGCGACCGCCCGTCGGTGAAGGGTGCCGTCGTGGAGCGCCGCTCGGTGGACGCCGCGCAGGTGAAGAAGCTCGCCGACCTTCCCTCGCGGGAGGTGCTCCTCGCCCAGATCGCGGGTGGGCTGCAGGCGCCGATGGCGCGCCTCGCCGGCGGCATGAGCCAGCTTCTGTCCGGGTTCGCCCGGGCCGTGGACCAGCTTCGGCAGCAGCGGGAAGGCGCCGAAGCCTGACCCCGCACCGGGACCCACTGACGGGTCCGGGTGCACGGGACCGGCCGGGGCACGACGTTCCCGCGGTCCGAACATAGATCTAGCCTTCGCAACCTGTACTGTACCAGGAGCCTAAAAACATGGCCACCACGCTTTCCCGTGACGAGCTGCTCGACGCGATCGGCAACATGACCGTCCTCGAGCTCTCGGACTTCGTCAAGGCTTTCGAAGAGAAGTTCGGCGTGACCGCCGCCGCCCCCGTGGCGATGGCCGCCGCGGCCCCGGCCGGCGGCGCCCCCGCCGCCGCGGTCGAGGAGCAGACCGAGTTCACGGTGATGCTCACCGGCGCCGGCGAGAAGAAGATCCAGGTGATCAAGGTGGTGCGCGAGATCACCGGCCTTGGCCTCAAGGAGGCGAAGGACCTGGTGGACGGCGCCCCCAAGGCCGTGAAGGAGGGCGTCTCGAAGGAGGAGGCCGCCCAGATCCGTGCCAAGCTCGAGGAGCAGGGCGCGGGCGTCGAGGTGAAGTAGTGACGGAACGCCCGGGGTGTCGCGGGTTCGCCCGCGGCACCCCGGGCGGGGCCCTTCCCGTTCCCGTGGGGGCCGGGAGCCCAACCGTCCACTTTCACCCGACGGACAATGATTGCGCAGCTATCTCAATAGATACTGGACGGTACCGTACCCCGCCGGGTCTTCCGGTTGGGGTCGTTTGCGCTTCCCTGTTGATACCGGCGCATGTGGTACGATCTGGTGCGGGAAGTCCTGAGTCCTAAGTCCTAAGTCCTGGGTAATCGTTGTTCAGCACTTAGCACTTAGCACTTAGCACTTTAGGACCTACCCCCGCGCCGTCGCCCGGTATGACCTACGCCAGCACCCAAGGGAGAGCCAATTGGCTACGCTGAACAAACCGATCGTCTCCTTCGCCAAGCTCACGGCGGGGATGGAGCACCCCAACCTCCTCGACGTCCAGCTGCGCGCGTTCGAGACGCTGCTGCAGACCGACGCCGCCGCGCGGGAGCGCGAGGACGTGGGCCTGGAGCGTGTCTTCAACGAGATCTTTCCGATCTCGGACGTGAACGGCAACTTCTCCCTGGAGTTCGTACGGTACTCGCTCGGCGAGCCCAAGTACGACATGGAGGAGTGCATGGAGCGCGACATGACGTACGCCGCTCCACTCAAGGCGACCCTCCGTCTGGTGGTCTGGGAAGACCTGGGGGACGAGCGCCGTCCAAAGGACATCATCGAAAAGGAGGTCTACCTCGGTGACCTCCCGGTGCTGACCCCGCTCGGCACCTTCATCATCAACGGCGCGGAGCGCGTGATCGTATCGCAGCTCCACCGCTCGCCCGGCGTGGTGTTCGAAGAGAACATCCACCCCAACGGGTCGAAGCTGTTCAGCGCCCGCATCATCCCGTTCCGCGGCTCGTGGGTCGAGTTCACCGTCGACATCCACGACGTGGTGGCGGTGCACATCGACAAGAAGAAGAAGTTCCCGGCCACCGCCCTGCTGCGCGCCGTGGGCTTCTCGCGCGACGTGGACGTGCTGGGTGTGTTCTTCAAGCGCGAGAGCGCTCCGCTGTCGTCGTTCGAGGTGCCCACCGGGCGCGAGGCGCGGCGCGGCGACGCCTTCTACGGCTTCCTGGCCGAGGACGTGCCGGACCCGGCCATGCTGGGCGCCGAGGGCCCCATCCTGTACCGCGACGTGGTGATCCCGGGCACGGGCGAGGTGTTTGCCCGCGGCACGCGGCTGACGGCGGAGGACTACGCCTCCATGCGCGCGGGCGAGGTCTATCAGCTTCCGGTGGTGTCGGGCACGCTGCTGGCGCGCGCCGGCGACGAGCTGAGCGGCGAGACGCTGCAGCGGCTGAACCGCGCGGGGATCGACCAGGTGTCGGTCTTCCGCTCGGGCGGGCAGAGCGGGAGCGCGCTGCGCGCCACGCTGGCCAAGGACCCCACGCGCGGCACGCTGGACTCGCTCTTCGCCATCCACAACCTGGTGCGCCCCGGCACCGCCCCCGCGCCCGACGCGTGGACGGAGGAGGAGTTCCTGGAGGGCGGCGACTCGGTGGCGCACATCGGCGACTTCCTGCGCGACTGGAGCGAGCGCGACGGGCAGGCGACCGACCCCAACTCGCGCGACGCCCAGCGCTCGGCCGAGGAGCGCATGCTCCGCTACGCCCAGGAGCGCGGGATCCGCTACGTGTGGGAGAGCTTCCGCGAGGAGCGCTCCGAGCGCGCCGGCCGCCCCAGCCGCGTGCTGGTGTACGAGCTGAACCGCGTGGTGCAGGTGTACGCGCAGGTGTGGCGCCTCCTCTTCCAGCCCCGCCAGAGCCTGGTG
This genomic window contains:
- the rplK gene encoding 50S ribosomal protein L11 translates to MAKKVTGFIKLQVPAGAANPAPPVGPALGQHGVNIMEFCKQFNARTQGQPGMIIPVEITVYADRSFTFITKTPPAAVLLKKAAGVDKGSASSKKTKIGRVTQDQVRQIAETKMPDLNAADLDGAMRMIAGTARSMGLEIVG
- the secE gene encoding preprotein translocase subunit SecE translates to MADTTRTSAREFLSDVKEQVQKITWPDQEQLKSSTGVILAFVAMVALIIFGMDIAVRTVLDLIRSLFA
- the rplJ gene encoding 50S ribosomal protein L10 translates to MNRLEKDVVVGELQDKLRVAQAFYLTDFTGLNVKQITEFRSRLRRQGVEYVVVKNTLAQRALEGLELPDVASSFTGPTGLVIGRDDAVAAAKVLTDFMREFGDRPSVKGAVVERRSVDAAQVKKLADLPSREVLLAQIAGGLQAPMARLAGGMSQLLSGFARAVDQLRQQREGAEA
- the rplL gene encoding 50S ribosomal protein L7/L12, encoding MATTLSRDELLDAIGNMTVLELSDFVKAFEEKFGVTAAAPVAMAAAAPAGGAPAAAVEEQTEFTVMLTGAGEKKIQVIKVVREITGLGLKEAKDLVDGAPKAVKEGVSKEEAAQIRAKLEEQGAGVEVK
- the nusG gene encoding transcription termination/antitermination protein NusG; the encoded protein is MSATTMAEAKWYAIQSYSGHENKVQRLIQRRIDEEPGEPQEKQIQEVLVPTQEVVEIRNGKRVTVTRKLYPGYVLVKMVSNQRTVNLVNGIQGVIKFLGSGAEPQSLSEDELAKIFGQEAEPVAGAEEPVVLIPFTHGQVVEVTDGPFKEFSGTVQDIDHDKGKVKVEVSLFGRPTSIELDYTQLRGF
- the rplA gene encoding 50S ribosomal protein L1, whose amino-acid sequence is MPRHGKKFREAQARVPEGQNYSVPEAVSLVKELSFAKFDETVEAAVRLGVDPRHADQIVRGAVVLPHGTGKTARVLVIAQGDRAREAEEAGADFVGVEYVQKIKDGWLDFDVAVATPDMMGQVGQLGRILGPRGLMPTPKAGTVTMDVARAVREIKAGKIEFRTDKTGNLHVPIGKVSFDVAKLEENLGAFMETVIRAKPSAAKGQYVRGLTVSSTMGPGVAVDANLFRR